In Trichoderma asperellum chromosome 1, complete sequence, a single window of DNA contains:
- a CDS encoding uncharacterized protein (EggNog:ENOG41~TransMembrane:5 (i183-202o208-226i296-313o325-342i362-383o)): MGGIIIDFSDRESQNNNEKSVSERPPGNPLSHETPRASQEALLPRRGALISDRETYRSSQEATRSSRDAHSWPGDVESQPLRENADDFITKFEKRQRRWLGGCEILWKRHEPHVKHAIKIKETLGENPPLWKLLNIAALSGNMWTLDSKQLAIAKKHKIITDLPKIKAADIDDKNKSDALVKILAVMQVIWMVVQLCARVYYRHPFAPLELSTVAFSATAIILYFVEWDKPKDINTPVYVKAAKRSVSEEAFTEIVNEAPFPYMQQRFWQYKHYYMPTIAFHETDGDLKHIDRQSLVVAMITVISFGGIHLLAWNLQFPTPVEGLLWKISATMTIACPTLYCSSHLPFMGKSPKDAVKIETLMVKAVVGFTTFFYIFARLFLITESIRSLYYLPRGAYISTWTADFPHMS; this comes from the coding sequence ATGGGAGGGATTATCATTGATTTCTCAGACCGTGAAAGTCAAAACAATAATGAGAAGTCCGTATCAGAAAGGCCACCGGGGAATCCATTAAGTCATGAGACTCCAAGAGCAAGCCAAGAGGCTCTTCTACCACGGCGAGGTGCTCTGATATCCGACCGAGAGACCTATAGGTCCAGTCAAGAAGCTACTAGATCCTCCCGAGATGCACACAGCTGGCCGGGAGACGTCGAATCTCAGCCGCTTCGAGAAAATGCCGACGATTTCATCACAAAATTCgagaaaaggcagaggaggtGGTTGGGAGGATGTGAAATCCTATGGAAACGACACGAACCGCATGTAAAACACGCAATCAAGATAAAGGAGACACTTGGTGAGAATCCACCACTCTGGAAGCTGCTGAATATTGCTGCGCTGTCTGGAAATATGTGGACGTTGGATTCGAAGCAActggccattgccaagaAACATAAGATCATCACGGACTTGCCAAAGATTAAGGCTGCAGATATCGACGACAAGAATAAGTCGGATGCTTTGGTAAAGATCTTGGCCGTAATGCAAGTCATCTGGATGGTCGTCCAGCTTTGCGCTCGCGTATACTATCGTCATCCATTCGCGCCATTGGAGCTCAGCACCGTCGCTTTTTCCGCTACAGCAATCATCCTATATTTCGTTGAGTGGGACAAGCCAAAGGATATCAACACGCCAGTGTATGTCAAGGCCGCTAAACGTAGTGTTTCAGAAGAGGCGTTTACGGAGATTGTCAATGAAGCTCCCTTTCCGTATATGCAGCAACGGTTCTGGCAATACAAGCACTATTACATGCCTACTATTGCTTTTCACGAGACTGATGGAGATCTGAAGCACATTGATAGACAATCACTCGTTGTGGCGATGATCACCGTCATCTCTTTCGGTGGTATTCATCTTCTAGCTTGGAATCTCCAATTCCCAACTCCCGTTGAGGGTTTGTTGTGGAAAATATCTGCCACCATGACTATTGCGTGCCCTACTTTATACTGCAGTAGTCATTTGCCGTTCATGGGAAAGTCCCCAAAGGATGCTGTAAAAATAGAGACTTTGATGGTCAAAGCAGTTGTTGGATTTACCACATTCTTCTACATTTTCGCTCGCTTATTCCTGATTACGGAGAGCATACGGTCGCTGTACTATTTGCCGAGGGGTGCTTATATTTCTACTTGGACTGCGGATTTTCCACACATGTCCTGA
- the ZRA1_1 gene encoding ZEB2-regulated ABC transporter 1 (TransMembrane:11 (o538-558i570-592o646-666i678-697o786-806i1207-1228o1240-1262i1283-1309o1329-1350i1362-1386o1478-1499i)), protein MPFGQPPSSPGGESSPESRAQSTHGSAQTFVDGQQHLSSSNDVDSKKDSRRDNKDFDAGHDDDQSEENNSLQEMQRRHSIVQQLARQYTHASGVDIQGQPDSLFGNDDPESPLNPMSSKFSARTWAKTLSKYATEHGSGFRRTGVAFRNMNVYGFGTETDFQKDVGNVWLSIPDLARQTFRKSGRRRIDILRNLDGYIKSGEMLVVLGPPGSGCSTFLKSIAGETSGIYIDSETEFNYQGISAEEMHNHHRGEAIYTAEVDIHFPMLSVGDTLNFAAMARSPRTLPPGVNSSQFATHCRDVVMAMYGISHTINTRVGNEYVRGVSGGERKRVTIAEATLSNAPLQCWDNSTRGLDSANAIEFCKTLRLQSDMFGQTSAVSIYQAPQSAYDVFDKVLVLYEGRQIYFGPTDKARDYFINLGFDCPARQTTPDFLTSMTAPSERIVRSGWESRAPRTPDEFATCWKNSNDYKSLQAEMDKFNKEHPIGGADAEAFRQHKKSTQAKHQRVKSPYTLSYGQQIRLCLWRGWRRLMGDPSLTIFSLLANSIMALIISSLFYNLPQTTGSFYSRAAVLYVAILSNAFSSALEILTQYAQRPIVEKHQRYGFHVPSAEAFSSVLCDMPYKIGNAIFYNLVIYFMTHLNRTPGAFFYFLFVTFLMVLAMSGIFRSIASLSRTLSQAMVPASLLILAMVIFTGFVIPVDYMLGWCRWINYLDPVAYGFEALMINEFSGRQYECNSFVPSALIPGYQNATGVNRACTAVGSVQGQSFVSGDAYINSQYKYYHAHKWRNVGILIAFVLFNHFVYFVATDIIQAKKSKGEVLVFRRGHIVASGSKKADAEASLSGPVPVVEKGTDISAEETANIQGSTSVFHWGKVCYDIKIKGEPRRILDHVDGWVKPGTLTALMGVSGAGKTTLLDCLADRVSMGVITGEMLVDGKIRDTSFQRRTGYVQQQDLHLETTTVREALEFSALLRQPASTPRAEKLAYVDEVIKLLDMQEYADAVVGVLGEGLNVEQRKRLTIGVELAAKPPLLLFVDEPTSGLDSQTSWAILDLLEKLSKAGQSILCTIHQPSAMLFQRFDRLLFLAKGGRTVYFGDIGENSSVMTSYFEKHGAPKCSPGENPAEWMLQAIGAAPGSSTEIDWHQTWLDSSEYQAVQTELQRLKDEGHDNVTEIRDKASYAEFAAPFWAQFLVVTQRVFQQIWRTPSYIYAKFSLCVSVSLFIGLVFLNAPLTIQGLQNQMFAFFNILTIFGQLVQQQMPHFVVQRSLYEVRERPSKTYSWKVFMLSQIAVEIPWNSLMSLFMFLCVYYPVGFNKNAEPAGQVAERGGLMWLLFWQFLVFTCTFAHACIAITDTAEAGGNLANVLFMMCLIFCGVIASPSSMPGFWVFMYRVSPFTYWVSAVLSTGLANTNVTCSSNELVHLEPPSGQTCGEYLSKFIDAAGGYLQDTNATKDCSYCPIADTNVFLTSVSSSYDHRWRDFGIGMSFIVFNIAASLFLYWLIRMPKKWGKKKE, encoded by the exons ATGCCTTTTGGGCAGCCGCCAAGCTCGCCGGGCGGTGAGTCCAGCCCAGAGTCCCGTGCTCAGTCGACTCACGGCAGTGCACAGACTTTTGTCGACGGCCAACAGCacctctccagctccaacgACGTCGATTCGAAGAAGGATTCTCGCCGTGACAACAAGGACTTTGATGCTGGACACGATGACGACCAGTCTGAAGAGAACAACAGTCTCCAGGAGATGCAGAGGCGTCACAGCATCGTGCAGCAACTGGCCCGGCAGTACACGCACGCCTCTGGAGTCGATATCCAGGGACAGCCAGACTCGCTGTTTGGAAACGATGACCCCGAGTCTCCCCTGAACCCCATGAGCAGCAAGTTCAGTGCTCGCACCTGGGCAAAGACGCTCTCCAAATATGCCACTGAGCACGGGTCTGGATTCCGCCGCACCGGTGTGGCGTTTCGAAACATGAACGTCTATGGTTTTGGAACTGAGACTGATTTCCAGAAAGACGTTGGAAATGTCTGGCTTTCGATTCCCGATCTTGCTCGGCAGACGTTCAGAAAGTCTGGCAGACGACGCATCGATATCCTGCGCAACCTCGACGGCTACATCAAGTCTGGCGAGATGCTTGTGGTGCTTGGGCCTCCAGGCTCAGGATGCTCGACCTTTCTGAAATCGATTGCCGGCGAGACGAGCGGCATCTACATTGACAGCGAGACCGAGTTCAACTACCAGGGCATCAGTGCTGAGGAGATGCACAACCACCATCGCGGTGAGGCCATCTACACGGCCGAGGTTGATATTCACTTCCCAATGCTGTCGGTGGGCGACACTCTCAACTTCGCTGCCATGGCACGATCTCCTCGAACGCTGCCCCCTGGAGTCAACTCCAGCCAGTTTGCCACGCATTGCCGAGACGTTGTTATGGCCATGTACGGCATCAGCCACACCATCAACACCCGCGTGGGCAATGAATATGTTCGTGGTGTGTCTGGCGGCGAACGGAAGCGAGTCACCATTGCCGAGGCCACGCTCTCCAACGCCCCTCTGCAATGCTGGGATAACTCCACTCGCGGTCTCGATTCGGCCAACGCCATTGAGTTTTGTAAGACGCTGCGCTTACAGTCCGACATGTTTGGCCAGACAAGCGCTGTTTCAATCTATCAGGCACCTCAAAGTGCTTATGATGTTTTCGACAAGGTGCTCGTCTTGTACGAGGGGCGACAAATCTACTTTGGCCCGACAGACAAGGCTAGGGACTATTTCATCAACCTCGGCTTCGATTGTCCTGCTCGTCAAACAACGCCTGACTTCTTGACTTCGATGACTGCGCCGAGTGAACGAATTGTCCGATCTGGCTGGGAAAGCCGCGCCCCTCGTACCCCTGATGAGTTTGCCACCTGCTGGAAGAACAGCAACGACTACAAGTCTCTTCAAGCTGAGATGGACAAATTCAATAAGGAGCATCCCATTGGAGGAGCCGACGCTGAGGCATTCCGTCAGCACAAGAAGTCGACCCAGGCAAAGCACCAGCGTGTCAAGTCTCCCTATACCCTCTCGTACGGACAGCAGATTAGGCTCTGTCTctggcgaggatggcggcggctgaTGGGCGATCCAAGCCTGActattttttccctccttgCTAATTCAATCATGGCCCTCATTATTTCGTCGCTCTTTTACAATCTCCCGCAAACAACAGGAAGCTTCTACTCGCGAGCTGCGGTTCTCTATGTTGCCATCTTGTCCAACGCCTTCTCCAGTGCTCTCGAAATCCTGACTCAGTATGCCCAGCGGCCCATTGTCGAAAAGCATCAGCGGTATGGATTCCATGTGCCTTCGGCCGAGGCCTTTTCGTCTGTGCTCTGTGATATGCCGTACAAGATTGGTAATGCAATTTTCTACAACTTGGTTATATACTTTATGACGCATCTCAACCGTACGCCAGGggctttcttctatttcctCTTCGTGACGTTTCTCATGGTGCTAGCCATGTCTGGAATTTTCCGATCTAT TGCTTCTCTATCTCGAACCCTCTCGCAAGCCATGGTGCCAGCTTCACTGCTCATTCTCGCCATGGTAATCTTCACTGGATTCGTCATCCCCGTCGATTACATGCTTGGATGGTGTCGCTGGATTAATTATCTCGACCCTGTTGCGTACGGATTCGAGGCACTCATGATTAACGAGTTCAGCGGCCGCCAATATGAATGCAACTCGTTCGTTCCAAGCGCTCTCATCCCAGGCTATCAAAATGCTACAGGAGTAAATAGAGCTTGTACAGCTGTTGGATCTGTCCAAGGCCAGAGCTTTGTCAGCGGCGATGCCTACATCAATTCGCAGTACAAGTACTACCATGCACACAAGTGGCGCAACGTCGGAATTCTGATTGCTTTTGTTCTCTTCAACCACTTTGTGTACTTTGTTGCAACCGACATTATTCAAGCCAAAAAGTCAAAGGGCGAGGTTCTCGTCTTCCGACGCGGACACATTGTTGCTTCAGGCTCCAAGAAGGCCGACGCAGAAGCTTCCTTATCCGGACCCGTTCCTGTTGTGGAAAAGGGCACAGATATCTCGGCTGAAGAGACTGCAAATATTCAGGGTTCCACAAGTGTATTCCACTGGGGCAAAGTATGCTATGATATCAAGATCAAGGGCGAACCGAGACGAATTTTGGATCACGTTGACGGCTGGGTCAAGCCGGGTACGCTGACAGCTCTTATGGGAGTATCTGGTGCTGGTAAAACGACACTTCTCGACTGTTTGGCTGACCGTGTCTCTATGGGAGTAATCACGGGTGAAATGCTTGTCGACGGCAAAATTCGCGATACTTCATTCCAGCGCAGGACGGGCTACGTTCAACAGCAGGATCTTCATCTGGAGACAACGACAGTTCGTGAAGCTTTAGAATTCAGTGCACTCCTACGACAACCGGCCAGTACACCgagagcagagaagcttGCATATGTGGATGAAGTTATCAAATTGCTAGATATGCAGGAATATGCTGATGCGGTTGTCGGTGTGCTTGGCGAGGGACTCAACGTTGAACAGCGTAAGAGACTTACCATTGGCGTGGAGTTGGCAGCCAAACCACCGCTTTTGCTTTTCGTTGATGAGCCAACCTCTGGTCTTGATTCTCAGACGTCCTGGGCTATTCTCGACTTGCTGGAGAAGCTTTCCAAAGCCGGTCAATCTATCCTCTGCACTATCCATCAACCATCTGCAATGCTGTTCCAGCGCTTCGatcgtcttctctttctcgcaAAGGGTGGCAGAACTGTGTATTTTGGCGACATTGGCGAAAACTCCTCTGTCATGACTTCTTATTTTGAGAAACACGGCGCTCCCAAGTGTTCCCCGGGTGAGAATCCTGCAGAGTGGATGCTCCAGGCTATCGGAGCTGCTCCTGGATCTTCGACAGAAATCGACTGGCACCAAACTTGGCTTGATAGCTCCGAGTATCAAGCTGTTCAAACTGAACTCCAGCGCTTAAAGGACGAAGGACATGACAATGTGACTGAGATTCGAGATAAAGCTTCCTACGCTGAGTTTGCCGCGCCATTCTGGGCCCAGTTTCTCGTCGTCACTCAGCGCGTATTCCAGCAGATTTGGAGGACACCATCTTACATCTACGCCAAATTCTCTCTCTGCGTTTCggtttctctctttattgGACTAGTCTTCCTTAATGCTCCGCTGACTATTCAAGGTTTGCAAAACCAAATGTTTGCCTTTTTCAACATTTTGACTATTTTCGGTCAGCTCGTACAGCAACAGATGCCGCATTTTGTTGTCCAGAGATCGTTGTACGAAGTGCGCGAGAGGCCCTCCAAGACGTACAGCTGGAAAGTCTTTATGCTGTCGCAGATTGCCGTCGAGATTCCATGGAACTCGCTCATGTCTCTTTTCATGTTCCTCTGCGTCTACTATCCCGTGGGTTTCAACAAGAATGCCGAGCCGGCTGGACAAGTCGCTGAGCGGGGCGGCCTCATGTGGCTTCTCTTCTGGCAGTTCCTCGTCTTCACATGCACTTTTGCTCATGCCTGTATCGCCATTACGGACACTGCCGAAGCGGGTGGCAACTTGGCCAACGTTTTGTTCATGATGTGTCTCATTTTCTGCGGTGTCATTGCTTCTCCATCCAGCATGCCGGGATTCTGGGTATTCATGTATCGTGTTTCGCCATTCACGTACTGGGTATCGGCTGTATTGTCCACCGGTCTCGCCAACACAAACGTCACCTGTTCGAGCAACGAGCTTGTGCATCTCGAGCCTCCGAGCGGCCAAACTTGTGGGGAGTACCTTTCGAAATtcattgatgctgctgggggATATTTACAAGATACGAATGCCACCAAAGACTGCAGCTACTGCCCTATCGCTGACACGAACGTGTTTTTGACCAGCGTCAGCTCTAGTTATGATCATCGATGGCGCGACTTTGGCATTGGAATGTCGTTTATCGTCTTCAATATCGCGGCGTCGCTTTTCTTGTACTGGCTGATTCGTATGCCCAAGAAatggggaaagaagaaggagtag
- a CDS encoding uncharacterized protein (EggNog:ENOG41) — protein MAPTHAAAILPQKGGPFIVEDRNTPEPGPNELLIEVKAVALNPVDYYQRDVGLPPIPSYPTVIGSDVAGVVAKAGPGVSTGLALATRVIAFASGFYHNGSPDYGSFQKYVLAQPEGVVVLPDHLSFEQGAVFPLAVLTALTAWTTIGISLDTQYTPQDKQAVLIWGGASSVGTFAVQSAKLLGFTVYVTASSQNHEYMKQLGAHAVFDYKDGDVVSQIVYQAQKDGVKLNTAHCVVKESLQPTLDVLKETKGSAPAMVAHSPVLPQDHPTLDNTTVLFNCPSADKAARDKHIDQCFNGWLGKGLRSNTVVPSPFIQVEAGGLEGLNSALDKLKAGVSSTKIVVSI, from the coding sequence ATGGCTCCAACACATGCCGCTGCTATTCTCCCTCAGAAAGGCGGTCCATTTATAGTCGAGGACCGCAACACCCCAGAGCCTGGCCCGAATGAGCTCCTCATCGAAGTCAAGGCTGTGGCCCTAAATCCCGTCGACTATTACCAACGAGACGTCGGTCTCCCTCCTATACCCAGTTATCCCACTGTTATCGGATCCGATGTGGCTGGTGTTGTCGCCAAGGCGGGCCCTGGAGTGTCAACCGGCCTTGCCCTAGCCACCCGAGTCATCGCTTTTGCCTCTGGTTTCTACCACAATGGCTCACCGGATTACGGTTCCTTTCAGAAATATGTCTTGGCTCAGCCAGAGGGCGTTGTTGTACTCCCTGACCATCTTTCGTTTGAACAAGGTGCTGTTTTCCCCTTGGCTGTTCTGACTGCCTTGACAGCATGGACCACAATCGGCATCTCGCTCGACACTCAGTATACGCCGCAGGATAAGCAGGCAGTACTGATCTGGGGTGGTGCGAGTAGTGTGGGCACTTTTGCTGTTCAATCAGCTAAATTGCTGGGCTTTACTGTCTATGTGACTGCCAGCTCTCAAAACCACGAATACATGAAGCAGCTCGGGGCGCACGCTGTCTTCGACTACAAGGATGGTGATGTTGTCTCTCAGATAGTTTACCAGGCTCAGAAAGATGGCGTCAAGCTCAACACAGCACATTGCGTCGTCAAGGAAAGCTTGCAGCCAACGCTAGACGTACTCAAGGAGACCAAAGGCAGTGCACCAGCTATGGTTGCACATTCGCCTGTCCTGCCGCAAGATCATCCGACCCTGGACAATACTACAGTCCTGTTCAACTGCCCGTCGGCGGATAAGGCTGCCAGGGACAAGCATATTGACCAATGCTTCAATGGATGGCTTGGAAAAGGTCTCCGGTCAAATACAGTTGTTCCCAGCCCGTTTATTCAGGTTGAGGCGGGTGGTCTAGAGGGTTTAAATTCTGCGCTGGATAAATTAAAGGCTGGGGTTAGTAGCACAAAGATTGTAGTCTCTATATAA
- a CDS encoding uncharacterized protein (TransMembrane:4 (i12-37o49-71i83-104o124-145i)), which produces MMDGVKRCLSDYTQTILLATRLVSSSLYIFIACFSIKRLCDVLSFFDSLIILICLTALVYGSLDIIFPRLFDSKHTGYTNTRFRCDVILCLGFTIASTTLSRAASRESQYDSVYWERDMVLSDMRRIQSTLSAVVSTFHMGMCIWQPL; this is translated from the exons ATGATGGATGGAGTAAAACGTTGTCTCTCCGATTATACACAAACGATCCTCCTAGCTACGCGCTTAGTCTCATCGAGCCTCTACATCTTCATCGCATGCTTTTCCATCAAACGATTATGTGATGTTCTAAGTTTTTTCGACAGTCTgataatactaata TGTCTGACTGCCTTAGTGTACGGTAGTCTGGACATTATTTTCCCAAGACTATTCGATTCGAAACACACCGGTTATACGAATACTAGATTTCGATGCGATGTTATCCTCTGTCTTGGATTTACAATTGCCTCGACTACATTAAGTAGAGCCGCCTCGAGGGAGTCTCAGTACGACAGCGTATACTGGGAGAGAGATATGGTTTTGAGTGATATGCGACGAATTCAATCGACTTTGTCCGCTGTGGTTAG CACTTTTCACATGGGTATGTGTATCTGGCAGCCACTGTAG
- a CDS encoding uncharacterized protein (EggNog:ENOG41~CAZy:CE10~SECRETED:SignalP(1-19)~MEROPS:MER0034727): protein MKAALVSAIAAGLWPVVAAVPAPSAAAKDATRPVTVVIPSGTIIGNAADTVDTFNGIPFADPPIGDLRFRPPVKLSKDLGTFDATGVAASCPPGPFFSLEHLVPPHNATNALSGEVHPPNITEGTVASTLFKSSASDASDPFSEDCLTISVQRPHGYEAGAGLPVLFWIFGGGFVVGSTSAFDGTKLIETGVLHQQPFIFVAVNYRLGGLGFMPGKEILNEGSGNAGLLDQRMGLEWVADNIESFGGDPNKVTIWGQSSGAISVFHQLVLYDGDASYNGSPLFRAAIMNSGSATPTDPLDTHKGQEVYDAVIKAAGCEVDDSLSCLRALDTKNFTDAANSVPGIFSYQSLALSYLPRPDGYVLSDSPDVLARAGKFHHVPMILGTQEDEGTLFSIFQQDMGTTDKIVKYLSDYYFKTATTELITDFVDTYSKYIWDGSPFRTFLAFEYYPGKKRITAILGDIVFNLIRRVSLQIFEQASPGIPTWSYFSSYDYDPKNGVFGTRHGSDTATLFDKDNTNYPTISGRTYYINFLHNLDPNNGTRPDVFWPQWSESNMLLNFEAMNNSLKEDTYRSNSSDFMFNHIDSLHF, encoded by the coding sequence ATGAAGGCAGCCCTTGTATCGGCCATTGCAGCTGGTCTGTGGCCTGTCGTCGCTGCGGTGCCTGCTCCATCCGCAGCCGCAAAGGATGCAACGAGACCTGTGACTGTTGTCATCCCATCTGGAACTATCATTGGCAACGCGGCTGACACGGTCGATACATTCAACGGAATCCCGTTTGCTGATCCGCCGATTGGGGATTTGCGCTTTCGGCCACCTGTGAAACTGTCCAAAGACCTTGGAACTTTTGATGCTACTGGAGTTGCTGCATCATGTCCTCCGGGGCCCTTCTTCAGTCTGGAACATCTAGTACCACCACACAATGCTACAAATGCTCTGTCAGGCGAAGTACATCCTCCCAATATTACAGAGGGCACAGTTGCGtctactttatttaaaagttctGCCAGTGATGCGTCAGACCCATTCTCTGAGGACTGCTTGACAATCAGTGTTCAGCGCCCTCACGGCTACGAGGCTGGTGCGGGCCTCCCCGTACTCTTCTGGATcttcggcggcggcttcGTTGTTGGCAGCACCTCTGCATTTGATGGCACCAAGTTAATTGAGACTGGCGTGTTGCATCAACAGCCATTCATCTTTGTGGCCGTCAACTATCGTCTCGGCGGCTTGGGGTTCATGCCCGGAAAAGAGATTCTGAATGAAGGCAGCGGCAATGCAGGGCTACTTGACCAGCGTATGGGTCTTGAATGGGTGGCAGATAATATTGAATCCTTTGGAGGCGACCCCAACAAAGTCACTATCTGGGGACAGTCTTCCGGGGCCATTTCCGTGTTTCATCAGCTAGTCCTctatgatggcgatgccagCTACAATGGCAGCCCACTCTTCCGTGCGGCCATTATGAACTCTGGATCTGCCACACCCACTGATCCTTTGGACACGCACAAAGGCCAGGAAGTCTATGATGCCGTGATCAAAGCAGCTGGATGCGAAGTTGACGACTCGTTGAGTTGCCTTCGCGCCTTGGACACAAAGAATTTCACTGACGCTGCCAACTCCGTCCCAGGCATCTTCTCATACCAGTCTCTTGCGCTTTCATATCTCCCCAGGCCAGACGGTTATGTTTTATCGGATAGCCCAGATGTGCTTGCCAGGGCAGGAAAATTCCATCACGTACCTATGATCCTTGGCACTCAAGAAGATGAGGGAACGCTTTTTAGCATCTTTCAACAGGATATGGGCACGACTGataaaatagtaaagtaTCTGTCTGATTACTACTTTAAGACTGCCACCACTGAGCTCATCACCGATTTTGTGGACACTTACAGTAAATATATCTGGGATGGAAGCCCGTTTCGCACATTTCTCGCCTTCGAGTACTACCCAGGCAAGAAGAGAATAACTGCCATTCTCGGCGATATCGTCTTCAATCTCATACGCCGCGTCTCCCTCCAAATCTTCGAGCAGGCCAGCCCAGGGATACCTACGTGGTCGTATTTCTCCTCATACGATTATGACCCGAAAAATGGCGTCTTTGGCACTCGCCATGGATCAGATACTGCAACCTTGTTCGACAAAGACAACACAAATTATCCCACCATCAGTGGGCGCACGTACTACATCAACTTCTTGCACAACCTGGATCCCAACAACGGCACTCGTCCCGATGTGTTTTGGCCGCAATGGTCAGAGAGCAACATGCTTTTGAACTTTGAGGCCATGAATAACAGCCTCAAAGAGGATACTTATAGAAGCAACAGCTCTGATTTCATGTTCAACCATATTGACTCGTTACATTTTTAA
- a CDS encoding uncharacterized protein (EggNog:ENOG41), translated as MSSVGPTSVPSKVVNEGRKLACRLCQKRKKKCNRKSPCSMCIKLKVVCQPSTPAPTRKRRQSTKDLFARLAWCEEQLRRTLDRNQCDECIPSIETSTEEIAEKISEIRSDSKAVSTTAATKP; from the exons ATGAGTTCCGTTGGTCCAACCAGTGTTCCCAGTAAGGTTGTCAACGAAGGGAGGAAACTTGCCTGCCGGCTCTgccaaaaaaggaagaagaaatgcaatCGCAAAAGTCCATGCTCTATGTGCATCAAG CTCAAAGTTGTCTGTCAGCCAAGCACACCAGCACCTACTCGCAAACGGAGGCAGTCGACAAAGGACCTGTTTGCGCGGCTAGCATGGTGTGAAGAGCAGCTGCGGCGTACTCTTGACCGCAACCAGTGTGATGAATGTATCCCATCAATAGAGACATCTACAGAGGAAATTGCAGAAAAGATTTCAGAAATCAGATCGGATTCAAAAGCCGTCTCTACCACAGCCGCAACAAAACCATAA
- a CDS encoding uncharacterized protein (EggNog:ENOG41~TransMembrane:2 (i33-49o77-95i)), whose protein sequence is MDKFHHFNPNCTLPNQETTGFVKAPNIRTTMQIIWSCFSVILLCTWSILRPNVPPELTPNGWRQSIYKKAFLVCRKVYWMGVMLIAPEFLTTFTTKKMLGTKKNVAELKRLAGDEIEWGLPQTILADPCLSLPYSVANNDNLR, encoded by the coding sequence ATGGACAAATTTCACCATTTTAATCCGAATTGCACACTTCCTAATCAAGAGACTACTGGCTTCGTCAAAGCACCAAACATACGCACGACTATGCAAATCATCTGGAGTTGTTTCAGCGTCATCCTGCTCTGCACCTGGTCCATTCTTCGTCCCAACGTGCCACCCGAGCTCACGCCGAACGGATGGCGACAGTCCATTTACAAAAAGGCATTTCTTGTATGTCGAAAGGTCTACTGGATGGGCGTGATGCTTATTGCTCCGGAATTTCTCACCACCTTTACGACTAAGAAGATGCTTGGCACGAAAAAGAACGTCGCAGAGCTGAAAAGGCTTGCGGGGGACGAAATTGAGTGGGGTTTGCCACAGACTATTCTTGCGGATCCATGCTTGTCATTACCATATTCTGTAGCCAATAATGATAATCTTCGGTGA